The following proteins are co-located in the Penaeus monodon isolate SGIC_2016 chromosome 10, NSTDA_Pmon_1, whole genome shotgun sequence genome:
- the LOC119577517 gene encoding filamin-B-like, protein MKGVSSGEKTTPRGTVATMEPNPAAVASEWLWWTWSWLSSLACSVWLWWVELWDLCYPYLCLAWMYITTSVIRGQSEEKRLLTWVQDLVPTRNIEDLDCDLADGVALCGLMQALVPGTCPRHDLLPPDQPAGNIRLASRLASTFLGVTQDLAWERMQGRDGHRTLMRFLRNLRYSSLKREVLGGPAVTHDSVVEALGDYQELQVTTIALGMKVSLFRHGIRAVTPDCDKRSPSPLQVLARGMGLQMAMVGRRTKFTLYLNNSTTLDLVVEIKNEEGDYCSHRITNRSPLRSRVLSKQALKERHNIPLEYEVSGSEVRVAWIPLQEGRHTLSIIWRGQHVVGSPYSVVVDDSQVRL, encoded by the exons ATGAAGGGAGTTTCGAGCGGAGAGAAGACGACCCCTCGAGGGACCGTGGCGACCATGGAACCCAACCCCGCTGCAGTCGCTTCAG AGTGGTTGTGGTGGACGTGGTCATGGCTCAGCTCACTGGCCTGTTCGGTGTGGCTGTGGTGGGTCGAGCTGTGGGATCTTTGCTACCCTTACCTCTGCCTCGCCTGGATGTATATCACCACAT CGGTGATACGAGGTCAGAGCGAGGAGAAGCGCCTGCTGACCTGGGTGCAAGACCTGGTCCCAACTAGAAATATTGAAGACCTGGACTGCGACCTGGCTGACGGAGTAGCCCTCTGCGGTCTCATGCAGGCTCTCGTCCCCGGCACCTGCCCTCGACacgacctgctgccccccgaccaGCCTGCAGGGAACATTCGGCTGGCGTCGCGTCTGGCTTCCACCTTCCTCGGGGTCACGCAG GACCTGGCATGGGAGCGGATGCAGGGCCGCGACGGACACCGCACCCTCATGAGGTTCCTGCGCAACCTCCGCTACTCCTCCCTGAAGCGAGAGGTGCTCGGCGGGCCGGCCGTCACCCACGATTCCGTCGTCGAGGCCCTAGGGGACTACCAG GAACTCCAG GTCACGACCATCGCGCTCGGAATGAAGGTGTCCCTGTTTCGGCATGGTATTCGTGCTGTCACGCCAGATTGCGACAAAAGGTCACCCTCGCCATTGCAG GTGCTAGCGCGAGGGATGGGGCTGCAGATGGCCATGGTGGGCAGGAGGACCAAGTTCACTCTCTACCTGAACAATTCCACGACGCTCGACCTCGTGGTGGAGATAAAAAATGAGGAGGGAGATTACTGTAGCCACAGAATCACCAATCGCTCTCCACTCAGGTCGAGGGTCCTCTCCAAACAGGCGCTCAAG GAGCGCCACAATATTCCTCTGGAGTACGAGGTGTCCGGCAGCGAGGTCCGCGTGGCCTGGATCCCCCTGCAGGAGGGTCGTCACACGCTCTCCATCATTTGGAGGGGCCAGCACGTCGTGGGTTCCCCGTACTCTGTAGTCGTCGACGACTCGCAGGTACGACTATAA